The Xenopus tropicalis strain Nigerian chromosome 1, UCB_Xtro_10.0, whole genome shotgun sequence DNA segment gctctaaactctcatatggataaatctgcccctcaatcTCCGTCACAGTCGGGCACATTACATATTATACAATAAGGTTAGTGTATAAACGATTCTAAGCTCCCACACTCGCATACAACACTAAACACACGCCGCAACCACATCGCTAAGAAGGGGAAATTACGTCACgaaaagtaaaatattaaaacacTCGCATTGCagcatcatgggagttgtagtcttttAGGGACACCTATTTGCCAGCATAAAAATCAATTTTAGCTCATGTCAGTCTGTCTATTTATATTATAATGATTATAAATATGCTCGCATAGCAATAACGTTGTAGATTTACTGTAAACATAGACTGTAAAGATACAACATGAAAATATCGCTCGCCTCGGCACAGGCAGCAACATAGACAGCTAAGGCGGGGTCCTGCGTGAAGCAGTGTCTCCCGGTGGGTTGTGGGATTCGCTCTTTCCGCAGTCGGCCTTGACACAGTCAAGATGGGTGAGTGAAGCTCTGGGGAGTGGGGCCCTTCTTTGCGCCCGTTGGGGGGCTCCGATGGCGCTAGCTGGCCTGTAGCGCTCTGTAGTTGCCCCTGGGCGCGGATTGGGGGCTGATAAGGAGTCAGTAATGTGGCTGTGACTCAGTAATGAGGCGCTTCCCTACATGCGGCGCAGCGCCATGCTCACGGCTACCTCATTGCTTTATATAGCTCATATGGCAACAAAAAGGCGCCTGGGGCTTGTATGGGAGGGAGAGAGCGGCCTGGGCCCTCGTATCTGCCAAGAAGGCGAGGGGCGGGATGGCTTTTTATATTCCAAAGGATATTTGAGGTCCGATTTGTGATCCTCCTGTAGTTGTTGAACTGCAACCCGCCTGGGCTATTATACGACTTCCAGCCATCAATACAAATATTAGTTACATCTTTTTGAATTTTATATTTGTGTCTCATATAACTTATACATATTGCTTATCATTAACATTTGAATTAACCATTGAATATCAGTGGAACTAACATGGTGGCTGCaatttgcaaagtgcaatattctgtatattattatatatattatattctgctAATAAACATAAACTGTTTTGGGTAAAATATGGCTTTTGGAAGTTTCCCTTGTTGCTTTATTAAGTTAAAGGTGGAATGCATCATCTGAGCATTCTCATAGTAATATGCACTGAAGCCGACGTTGcaggtatatatataatgtacgtGGAGCCAAAAATATGAAAGCATGCTTTTtcggtgaaaaaaaacaaaataatttcagAAAAAAGCACCTAGTGACTGCAAACTAGATTACTGTAGTAAtttcaaagggaaagtaaacgCTCTGGTGAAGCATTTGAATTAGATGGTCAACGcaaagtatatatagtatatgttgCTGGGACGCATTTTGGGACAATATTTGGGGCTATATATTTAGGTTAACATTACATTTCTCTTGTAGCATATTTCAAGGTTCTACAGTGTTATCTTGGCACTAGTATAAACTTTTATAGGCATTGGTTAAGCTTTGGTTTTAGGTCATAATGTTGTTTATGTAATTCTAACTTATAGTTATGTTCTTTTATGCGTGTTTTAGGCAAGTGCCGTGGTCTTCGTACAGCAAGAAAGCTCCGCAACCACCGCCGTGAGCAAAAATGGCATGATAAGCAGTACAAGAAGGCCCATCTGGGAACCGCTCTGAAGGCCAACCCATTTGGAGGTGCTTCTCATGCTAAAGGAATTGTCCTGGAAAAAGTGTAAGTATGCTCTTATATATACACCTGTGCTATTAGACTCACCTGCAGTCTGGTAACTCACATAAACTGTACCTAAACTAATTGGTTCATACAAGTTTGTACTTTTGGGTTAAAGTTTATCTGCTTGAGCTCCTGTGATGTCAAAAGTAAGCGAATGTTTGGAGCCTTTAAATCTTTATCTGACATTCTGCTTAACTACATCCTTACAAGTGCTGCCCTTGCTCTGAGACACCTTTCTGTGCTTCAGTTTGAAGCTGGTCCAGTGACTGAGCGTGGGGCTGTATTTTCAGCCCTGTGTGGAGGCCTGGAAGTACTTCGGAGGGATGCATCTCTTGATTTCTCCTCTGCGTTAATTCTCAAGCCATTGTTACAGTTCCCTTTTGGCCTGGCTCATCATCTTCTCTCTTCCGCTAATATGAATAGATTCTAGCAAAGAAAACACCTGTTAGCTGCCCACAAGGTGTCTGGTAATGGATCTGGCTTTGGGTCATGCTTAAACCAGAGCATCTTTTAGTGAGATAAGTAGACCTTTAAGTGTATATTAAGGTATATTTAAATCCATTTATGATATAGAACTCATTTTACTGTGTCTTAACTGgtcatgtattttaaaaaaaaaaaaaaaaagtataaattatgTCCATAAGGGAGTGCTGTTTTACATTCACCTTTTAACCAGCAGAGATTGGACCAGCCAGTAGATCTCTGGGATGTTCTAGGCTAACACTGTATTTTGTCAGTAGTTTCCATAGCACAGTGCAGAACACTAGATGAAGGCCCTGCTCATGAGATCTAGAAAATATACTTTCCTAAGGCTTATAGTAAGAGCATTTTATTGTAGCAGCTGCTGACAAAGGTTCCAGGGAAAGCATCAGGAATCTCCTTTATAAGTACCAGTATTTGTTACAATGCTCTGATCAAATTTGGATTTGTAATCAAGATTTAATTCCTAtccatttccataatttggcatGTCCCTAAAAGTAAAAGATAGTTGTTGCTATACAGTAAGTGGACTTTGTTTGAAGCTAAATCATTTGCATTGAATGGCAGTGTTATTTCCttgcattttctttctttataatgACAAGTTTTTGTTTTAAATCTGGACACTAAATAAAGGTTGACCCGGGGCTTTGTTTAATAAGTATTAATAAAATTATGATCAGTGACTCCATCCTGttaaaatagtgtttttttttttgttttttttttcctaaatagtCAAATGACCTAAGTGCACACATAAGGGTGCTTATTGCTTTGTTATATACATTTAATGAGCAGTTTgcacaaaatgaagaccagatgGCAGAAATTTAGCAAAGGAAGTCTTTAAATGAGTTCTAATCAGGCAGGTAGATATAATAAACAGTTTTGCTCAAATATATTTAGGTTGGGTTTTTGATGTGATCTTTTCGGTATGTATCAGATGTGAGCAAGATAATCCAACACatcctttttctttctctttagcGGTGTAGAGGCTAAGCAGCCAAACTCTGCTATCAGGAAGTGCGTCAGAGTGCAGCTGAtcaaaaacggcaagaaaatcaCTGCATTCGTACCAAACGATGGTTGTCTGAATTTTATTGAGGTAAGCTGAACTTGTAAATCAAGGGAATGTCCAGAATAGGATACCTGTTTATACCCCAACGTTACAGTGAATAAAAGCTTGCCAGTAATCTGATTTTTAGTATTATGGTATTAGggcagaatacaattttaaattctTGGGCTAAAAATTGTGTAGTGAGACTAGGGTTTATTTTAATGATATAAACTTGAACTGGCAGTGTGTGCTTTTGAATTGAGTTGTAAATTCTTCCAGTATATGTGTTTTAAACCCAGGTCCAGCATCTACTGAATGTTAAAAGCATCTTCATAAAGCTATTGACTTTTATACACTATGGTTGCTGAGTACTTTCTACATTTCCGCATTGACTTGATGATTTCCCCTAATCTGCAGGAAAACGACGAGGTTCTGGTGGCAGGATTTGGACGTGCTGGTCATGCCGTTGGTGATATTCCTGGTGTCCGATTCAAGGTGGTTAAAGTAGCCAATGTCTCCCTGCTGGCCTTGTACAAAGGAAAGAAGGAGAGACCAAGATCATAGACATGGATTGAAAAGACATTTAATAAACATCTTTTCACACACATAGTGTAAGTGTGTTATTGGTACGAGTTGTGGCACAAGTGTCTCTAATGTCACTGCATGTTCCTGGGAAATATTAGTGTGCAAAAATGGCTGGATTTGCCTGGGCTTATTGCATATTGGTTTCTGTGGCTACAGGGAAAGAACGGACAGTAACCCACTGCCTTTTTGCCAACCACTTGTGTATAAAGGGAATTTTCCTATAGTAAAAGTCAACTGACTTGAAATAAAGCAGTTTGCATGTTACCTTCCTCAGTTGTTGACTGTTGCAGTAAATCTTAAAATTTACGGACACCAGAAGttaaaccctttttacaactATAATAACACTGTTTTGGCATGCTCTTTAGAATTTTagtataaatgtatttgcccaattCCCTATCTGATTCCCTcccccccatgttcttctataagggggctgccatatttgtgtagcagaAGGCCGTtcgcattagaagctgtaactgacaggctgggaagggacagtcaggttggcagaacaGTCAGGCTTAGGAACTTCACGTAACAATTACGTAATTAAGAAGCCCTAtctgcaaaaaatgatcaacatgacctatagggaactttttacatatatttatattttgaagtcCTTATTGTGTACTGGTTGAAAACAATGGGTCAAAAGTATTGAGCTGGAGAGACTGGTGTAAGTTGGCCAAGCCGTAATTGCCAATCTTATAAATCATGCTGTATGTTTtgtgaaggtgaactacctctcCCCCTTTAATTTGGGCTTTCAAGGGACCATTTCATACCTCCCACTTTTCATTAAGTTCATTAAATTCATTAAGACATTATGAAACCCAGACCTGCAACTTGCATTTACATCATACATGGACAGGGATGAAAAAAAATAGGAAAGTTTAAAAGAGAAGAAATCGGCTGAGTGTCTACATCTGGGCCAACGCAATGGTTCCAGCCACAGGGAAAGGTGGCTGCCAGTATTGGGGCTGATTCGCTCTTGGTTTGTGGTTAAACACAAGCTATCAGGCCCATGTGGTATAAGCCTACAGGAGTTTAAAATTCTGTGTATATGTAGATAAGTGCTACTCTATCTGGACACACTATTTAGGGGTCCCATATATTTCACAGAACCAAAGGGAAACGATGAGCCCGCACAACAACAATTGTGCCAAATCCTTCAGGTTTGAGATCTCATGTCACATTTCAGGGGATCTTGCAGGAAACTGGGTATATAAAGGGAAAAGACTACATAAAGTGCATAAAGTTTGCCATAAGTTGAAACTGTTATGATATAGGACAAAATGTTGCGGCTGTAAAAACAAAGATGACACAAGTGTATGTAAATCTGAGCTGGGACAAAATAAAACCACATCAGAGTCAcaacaaaataattttacaatCAGCCTCATGTTTGCAAAAGGAACAAGAAAAGTATAGACTAAAAGCCTTATGGGAGACATAGTATTTAAAGGGATACGGATTCcagaaataaaactttttttttcatccatcataactgtctttgcatgctatttatgatTTTGCcttaaagtatttgcctgatgtctttacattatttatctgatcccccatgttcctctatgagggggctgccatatttgagcAGCAGTAggcagttagcattagaagctgtaactgacaggctgggaagggacagtcaggttggcagaacagtcaggtttaggggcttcaagtaacaattactcacaaaagaagccctatcagcaaaaaacatGACTTATAGGGGAACtctttatgtacattaatattttgaaaaagttgcttttttttgTCAGTATGACTTTTCACAGCTTGCTGTTGTGGCCCTGTAACTTAGTGCTTGCTCATTGGTGTAATTAATCTTTTAGGGTGAAAATACacgcagctacttgtcatggctacccagaaaataccctgtcacaGAAACTATggagaactgtctctgctaaaacacacaggcaattatcaggaaatgatcagcattgtctatttttgtggctgtgacaagtagctgctactagaagttCTGtgtgacacatggagctactagtagcagctacttgtcgtggc contains these protein-coding regions:
- the rps23 gene encoding 40S ribosomal protein S23, whose translation is MGKCRGLRTARKLRNHRREQKWHDKQYKKAHLGTALKANPFGGASHAKGIVLEKVGVEAKQPNSAIRKCVRVQLIKNGKKITAFVPNDGCLNFIEENDEVLVAGFGRAGHAVGDIPGVRFKVVKVANVSLLALYKGKKERPRS